Part of the Bacteriovorax stolpii genome, ATTGAAAACAAAGTGTATTTTAGAAGATTGCGATCAATCTCTTTAAGCTGAACCTGATCCATTCGAAGCGTAATGAGAATGCATCCATAAACTTGTTTAGCATAATGCCACCCAACCAGGATATACATCAAACGAACAGAGAGAATGAGCATTTCCACGCCGAACGTCGCATTTTCTCCTACGCGATAGCTTGAATGCGCGAAAGAAAAAAACTCATTTATCTTTAGAACAAAAGCGGAATGGCCAATGTTGTGATTGAAAAAGAAATAGGCGCATAAGTAAAGTGCAATGAGGCCAATAGGAACAAAGATCAGTTGAAACCAATTATCAAAAATAAAAGATTTCTTCTTTGAATAAGCAATCTTGTACGAAACCATAAAGTGCGGAAAGTTACAAAAAAATGAAAGCCAGGCAAAGACAATTGGAATTTGCAGAAAACGAGAGTTGAGAAGTTCCGATTCACCTCGAAAAGTGGAAAAGACGACCATCACAAGCCAGACGGCAATGCTAAGTCCTCCAAGCATCAGAAGGTCTAAATTAGAATCAGAGGAAATCGTTTGTCTTTTCATTGGCCAATCTTAACGGCCAATTGTGGGAAGATTATGGAAAGGTTAAAAAAAGGGGAGAGGACTAATCCTCTCCACCCATATCATCATCTTTTGAATCGTCTTTTTTGTAGTTAGCGAAGAACTCTTTTTTGAAATCCAGGAAACGGTCTTCGAGGATCGCTTTTCGAGCACCCTCAGCAAGCGACTTGTAATAAGCAATATTGTGAGTCGTTGCTAGAACCTGCCCTAAGATCTCGTTTGAATCAAAAAGGTGCTTAATATAAGCACGAGAGAAATTCTTACAAGTGTAACAAGAACAGCTATGGTCAATTGGATAAAAGTCACGGCGGTAGTTTCTGTGACGGATTCTGATCTTCCCACGAGAAGTAAACAGAGTTCCTCCACGGGCAAACTTAGTAGGAATGATACAGTCACTCATATCAATTCCGTTTTCCCATAACATGATTAAATCTTCCGGGTTACCGATACCCATAGCGTAGCGAGGTTTATCAACTGGCATAAGAGGAGCTGTGAAGCTTACGATCTTTTCCATCCACTCGGCACCTTCACCAACTGATACACCACCGATGGCGTATCCAGGAAGGTCGCGTTTAACTAGTTCGTCAACACACTCTTTACGAAGGTCATTGTAAGTTGATCCTTGGATGATTCCAAAAAGCGCTTGCTTTGGATTGTTCCAAGTTTCAATACAACGATCAAGCCAACGGTGAGTTCTATCCATTGAGTTTTTTGTGTACTCGCGAGTTGCTGGATAAGGAATACATTCGTCGAAGGCCATCATGATGTCAGAACCAAGGTTCTGTTGAATCGTGATTGATGTCTCAGGAGAAAGAAGAATTTTTTGTCCTTTTTGGTCTTTAAATTCTGCGCCTTCTTCTTTAATTGATTTCTTTTGAAGAGAGAAAACCTGGAATCCTCCCGAGTCCGTGAGTATTGGGCGAGGCCAGTTCATAAACTTATGAAGTCCACCAGCTTTTTTCACCAGGTCTGAACCTGGAGTTAAGTGAAGGTGGTAAGTGTTTGAGAGAATAATTTTTGTGTCCATGTCTTCGAGAACTTGCGGCTGAAGCGCTTTAATCGCTCCGTGAGTTCCTACGGGCATGAAAACGGGAGTTGGGATGTCTCCGTGTGGAGTCGTGATTACACCGGCGCGGGCCTTTGAGTGTTTATCGACGTGCTCTAGTTTGAATTTGAAGTGTTCTTTGACTTGGTCTTGAATTCTTGGTTTATCAGCACTCATCATTTGTCTCCAGGATTTTCCATTGGTGTGAGTTGGTTTTTAATGTCGGCGAAGGACTTGTGAACGTTTTTGTTGGTCACAGATTTCATGACGGCATCGATATTCTTGATGACAGCTCGTTTCGCTCTGTCGGTCAGGTCCATTTCTGCGTGTACTATCCTTGCGTTAGAGAGGTTATTAGCAACTCCGACGTAATAAGTCAAAAAGGTTTGTTCGTCACCGTGTAAAAAAGAGTCTTGGGCCAAAAGGAGATCCACTGCTTGGCGGTTTAAGACTACGGTGTTTTCTGATTCAGAAAGAAGCTTGCTCCAGATCTGTTCCTCAAAAATGGCGGATAAAGCGCCTTTATTAGGTGAATCGATGCTAAAGCACTTGATCCCCATTGGCGTGAAGACGTAATAGTAGTCGATGCCAGTGCTGCCAATAAAAAACATTGGGGATTGCGGGGCATAGAATTTAAGTGTGGCCTCATTGGTGCTGATTCCTTCCATCAAGCGGGCCTTGATGAGAGTGGCACTTCCAAAGAAGGGACCGAAGTTTAAGAATAATGATTTTACCTGGCCCGGTGAAGACATTAAGGCCACTCCAATCATTTCCTTTTTTTCTCTCGTTGTGAGTTCACTAAAAGGGAGGCGGTGAAATGTTTTATAAAGTGGGTTGGCGTACTCCATTTGATCATCGAGGTCGTTGTAGAGAAAGTCTCTTACTTCTTTAACCACCACGCTGGTGTTGGTCTTTAGATCAAAAAGCTGGAAGGCCCTTTTTTTCGATTCTTCTCCAATGTAAGGAAGAAGCATGTAGCGGGGAGAGAGTTCAGCGTTGAGATTGACTTGCAGGTCCTTAGAGAAACTAAAAATACTTCTAGTGCGCAATTCTTTGTGCGTGCTCACCTCATCGGCCATGGGAGTAATCGGTAGGTTGTAAGGGGAAGGGAGGAAAAAAGGAGAGAAGATAATAAAAAGTAGGACAATGAAAACCCCAACTTTTCTCACTCCCTTAAAAAAATAATTCTGGCTTAGTGAGTTTTGTGCTGGAATAAGAAAGAGAGAAAATAAAAATGTTTTTAAGCGAAAGAAAATCAATTTGCCGAATTTGTTTTCGCCTTTATGGCGAAGACCAAGTAGGAACTGGCCGATAGTTGTTCCAAGCACTAATGTCTGGGCAAAACTTAATAAGTACCAGGCAATGAAAAATTTAAAAAATGAATGGGTCTTAAGAGGGAAGATGACAGCGGCAAGATAATCGATAATCACCATGGCGTAGTCTTGGGCAAAGATGATGGGAAGTAAAATCGCCAGCACCAGATAAGTGATAAAAAAATCAAAAACAAGAGAAGAGAGTTTGACGACCCATAAGTTAATGACGGAGTGGCCTTCAATGCTGTCGATGACATTTGGTCTGACGTGCACTTCTCGTCTCATTGAGCCCGTCGGGTTGTCGGCGTAGACGATCTTTTCTGGAATAGACTCAGGAGTAAGATCCTCGAGAGAATTAAAGACAATGGGCTTCACTCTCTGGCTTGCATGAACGAGAACGACTTCAGAGCGGACAATAATTTCAGCACCTGAAAGTTGAATGCGGTCATCAATTTCTAGTAAATAAGTTTTGCCTTCCTCGAGAGGAAGGGAGTTTAAAAAAGTCTGGTTCGTATTTCCCAGATAAACGAGTGCAAGATTTTCCCCTTTCGCAATAAATTCCAGGTGGCGATTCTTAATTTTTGCTCCAGATAAAACCAAATCGCAACGAGGGTCAAGGCCTACGGTGATGGTGTCGACGACATCGATTTTCATCGGAGGCTTATTATCTAGGCGGACATCGAGGCGGAATTGGTTTTTTTCTTGGGTCATAGTGAAATAATTATCGCAAAAAATATCGGACTTTAACAATCAAAAGATAATCGGACGGGCTTACTCGGGCATAATCCACTTTACAATTTTTTGGCACCCACTACGATGGAGACTAATAACAATTTTGCGCATCATGAATAATCAAGGAAGATTTGAATGAAACCTATCAGAGCTCTTGCCCTAGGAACCCTGGTTGCCGGATCGATTTCGGCCCAAGCTTATGACGTTGTTGAACGCTATAAGATCATTGACGATAAATTAAAAACTGAAGCAATGCTAAGACCAATCGGCCACGATTTTTTCTTTGATATCGGAGCAACTGCCAATAAAAACGTTCAAGACGTTATTGACGATATCGACAAGGCTTCAAAGTTTCAGGGGACTGATCAGGAGAAAATTGATGAAGCTAACCGCATCCTGACAAAATACGATAAAACCGAGCAGACAATAAAGCTCAATGTTGCTCTGGGGACTCCGCTGCCTTCATTTACTGCATGGGATGTAAAGGTTACACCGAACTTACGCGTTTTCGTTGATGTCGGAGCAAATATCGGTATCAGAAGCCAAAAAGTAACGAACCAGGATCTTATTGACCTGTTTCAAGATGACGTACCGGCAGAATTACAAACAATCATTCTGAATCTAGACCTCGTCTCAGAGCAAGGAAACGATATTAAGACAATCTGTATTGCCCGCACGACGGCCAACACAGCGGCAAGGCTCTATTGTGATAACCTGCCAACTGGAAAATATATTGTTCCAAACGTAGGGAATAACCCGACAATGACTCTTTTTGCAAAGGCCGATGCAAAAGCAGGTTTTTTTAACGATTACACTTATGGCGAGCACTTTTTTGGTAACTTCAACCTTTATGGGATGGGGAGAGCTGACCTGTACCAATTCGTAACAGGGACTCAGATCGCAAAAGGAGATTCAATTGATACTCCTGATAAAATGAACACTGAAACGACAGTTCAATTGGACTACCGTTTAGGGTACAGAAACACAAATTACTCTACATTTCTGGGGATTGAAGAGTTAAAAATCACAAAACTTGGTGACGCAAAAGAAGGCTCAAAGGCCCACATGTATGACTACGATCCATTAATCCGTTTCCATGCTGATGCAAGATACCGTTTAAGCGCTCTTTCTCTTCAACCTTTTGTCGGGGTCCACAAGAGGTCAGGTTACGGATTTGCTGATGGTATGTACGCCGGTACGAGTGTAGGGGCCCACGTCTGGGGAGACCGCCTGGGGCTGGAATTCCGCGGCATGGTAGACAAACAATATTTAACCCTGACTCCACGAATGAAATTATGGTTAATGCAGCTTGAATACTCTCTTAAAAAGCCGCTTAAGGACACTGATGGGGACGTAAAACTCACAGCGCTTCACTCAATCGATTTCCGCATTTTCTTTTAATAGTCTGTTAGTCGTGGTAAGCTGGTTTTAAATTAACTAGCTTACCACATATCAGATGAGTCCAATCATGAGTTTCGAAAAAATCCTTTCACATCCTACAGTCCTTGCTTTTACCACTGAAAATAAACTTAAAGAGCCTACGCGCATTCAATCTTTAGTTATTCCTGATTTCATCAAGGGCAAATCAGTTAACGTTATCGCTAAAACTGGTTCAGGAAAAACTCTGTGTTTTGCTCTTCCGATTTGTGAGCTTTTAAAAACGGCCGAAGAAGATGGAATGGTCGGGGACCCGAAAGAAACAAAAGGGAAACCTCGCGCTGTTATCTTGGCTCCAACAAGAGAGCTTGCTCTTCAGTTGCAGAAAGTTTTTAAATCAGTCTCTCACCATGTTAAGCTTCGTGTGCGTATGCTGGCCGGTGGGGAAGCTGCTAAAGCAAACCATCTTCTTTCACGCGACAACATCGATATTTTAATCGCGACTCCAGGGCGCTTAAGTAACGCTCTTAAAAGAAAAGAACTAAACCTTAAAGAAACAAACTACCTGATCATGGACGAAGCAGACCAGCTTTTAGAAATGGGCTTTCGTCGCGACCTGGAAAATATCTACAAGTCTTGTGATGACACTTTAGTGCACGTGGGGCTTTTTAGTGCGACTCACTCATCAAGCCTTGATGAATTCTGCCGTACAATCTTTTCAGAGATTGATTTTGCTAGCTACAACAGCGAGGACAAAAACAAACTGACTCAGTCAGTGCGCACATTTAATATTTACCTAAAAGACGATGAAAAACTGAAAATGACTGAAGCCTTTTTAAAGAATCAGGCCCAAGGTCGCGGGATTATCTTCGTTAACAAGCACGATACGGTCAACTCGCTTTACTCTCAGCTACCGGAAAAATTCCCAAAGATGAAGTTTCATGCTCTCCATGGGGAAATGGAAGCGAAGGCGAGGAAAAAAGCTTACGATCAATTCTTGAAAGAGGGTGGAGTGCTGATTTCAACAGACATCACTGCCCGCGGAATGGATATTGATGACCTGGTATGGGTTATGAACTTCGATCTTCCATTTGAAGCTGTGTACTACATTCACCGTTGCGGTCGCGTAGGAAGAAGACAGGCCGAAGGTTTTGCTTACAACCTGGTGACGCCAAAAGATATGAACATCATCACGCGTATTAACGAAGCGATTAAAAACCAATCGGCGATTCGTTTAACGGCCTTTGATGAGAAAAAATTCTCTGCGGTTAAAGCGATTAAGGCAAAAGCTGTTGAGACGAAGCTTGATAAAAAGAAAAAGCAGCTTGATGAGCTTAAAAAGAAAGTTTTCACTAAGAAAAAACCAGGTGAAAAACGCCACGCTAAGACTGTTAAGAATGCCAACACTCCTCGCTATAAGCGCACGGGGAAACCTGCGGCGAAAAAAACGACGAGATCATCAAGATAATGAAATTGAAACTAGCGGTTTTATTTTTAAGTGCCTTCATATTTTTTGGCTGTTCCAAAAAGAAAGAAGCGCCTGATTTGAAATACACGCTGGAAGAATTTAATCTTATCCTAGATACGACTGGGGCGGCCGGAGACAAAGATGCGGCCAATGCCATTAAGTTTGAAGAATACGCACCAGGAGTTAATAGAGTCAATTCTAGGCCTATGGTCTATCAGCGCTTAAGTTTTGCTGTGGTTGAATTTGAAACTGAAAAACAGGCCCGTGAGGAAGCTCTAAGACTTAATCAGTATTACTCTCGCAATTGGCTTTTTGATAAAGTTGAAGGGGAGCCAATCTTAGAAGATTTAGTGATTGTTAAGTTCCATGCGGCCAATCCAAAGCGCAGAGTTCAAAGAACGCCTGTGAATATTCCTAAAGAAGAGCATGGTCACGGTGAAGGTCACGGCCAGGCACCTGCCGGTCACTAAAGTTTTTCTAGTTGAACATTTGCGGGTTAGCTTCAAAACGCTCTTTGAAAAAAGCGATTCTCTTTTTCCATTCACTGGTGATTAATTGGATTTCTGCAAGCTCTTCGGGTGGTGCTTGTTCTTTGAATTGTTGCTCTAATTCATCCAACGTCTGATGAAATAAAACTACCCACCTTCCAATTTCACCGCGCTTAAGCCCCAGTTGAAAGTGTGTCATCATCAGCCTGAATTGCGGGCCTTCTAAAGGCCTTGTGATCGCTCCTGTGAGTTGCATTTCCCAGAAAGTCGCAATCCTCTGTAAATGGCTTTCAAGCTCTTCTGGCTGCCTGAATTTCTCGAAATGATAGCCAATTAAGACGTCATAGACGGCCTTTTTGTAGAAAGCTTCCACTACGATATAGATCAGTTCACGCATAAAAAAGTGGCCCTAAACCCTTAAAATTCATTATCAGACTAAAAAAGTAAACTTATTTCATGAGTAACCGATAGGATTGGTAAAGTAAACCCTTTAAGAGGATTGTTGTGATGGGCCTATCCCATTTCACCAAATTTATGATCGGACTCATGATAGCGGCTTCTGTAATGGCGGAAGACGTGAGCGTGCAGTCGCTTTCTGATGGAGCTTGTTGGTATGAGCAAGGTGATGCTTTAAGGATCGCGAGCTTTAACGACAGAGAATCCATTCTCATCACTCGCGATGAAGTCGAGTATCAGGTTGAAGAATTGCTTTACGGGAAAAAAAGAGAGAAGGCCTTAACCAGTGATCTCACTCTGCACTGTGGAGGGTATGGATCAAGCCTAGTTGTGAAGTCTGAATTTAACAATCGTCCCATCTGTTTGTGGTTAAAACTGAATAAAGGAAAGTTGCAAATCAGGTCAATGGGTGGATTAGAGCAAACAAAAAATGAGTTGTGTGATGGTTACAAGTGGGGAGAGTTGATTGTTGGTTTAAAATCAATTGATCAAAAGCAGTTACTTGAATCAGAACAATTCCATAGCATGATAAAATCTGTCTCTGTCATTTCCGGGACAACGATGAAAGTTGTTTTAAAAGATGAGTTTCATGGGAAAGAGTACGCGGCGATGGATGAATTAAAAAAACACAATCTCAAATACGTCGAACTTAATTTCTATCAGCATCCAGTGGGCGAAGCGGCCCCGCTAAAATAAAAATGCGACCCAAAAGAGTCGCATCCTTAAAAGAATAATTGTTTTGTGTGTTTCTTATCTTGTAGTGTCGTGAAGAGCACGCCCAAGAGATTTCGATTTTTTGTCGAAGAAATTGTTGTTTTCTGCCATTTCTGCTTCTTCTTTACAAGCGATACAAAGTTCAGCTGTAAGGCGAGCATTTAATCTTTCAAATCCAATCTCAGCATCACACTCTTCGCATAGACCGTAAGTCCCGCGGTTCATAGCATCCAGAGATTTATTGATCTTCTTTAGGTAGAAGTTTTCGCGGTTAATGAAACGAATGTCGTGAGAAGTTTGTGTGTTAACACTTGCTTCATCAAGAGGATCAGACAGCTCGTTTCTATCAAGCTGATATGATTCTTGCTCAAGTTTCTTATTCGCGATGCGTTCTTTTTCCGATAATAGTTTATCTTTTAAAATAGCAATTTGTTTGTCTGACAGATAAGCATTCTCTCTTTTCATTCTTACTCCTGAAAAATAACCGCATTTATCCTCAATGATTTTTTGCGGCGGCAAACATTTAAAAGAACAGTATTCTGGAAATTGAAGATACAGATAGGGGAGTAATCTAGTAAATTACTAAAATCTAACAAAGCTTAACATCTTTGATAGAATTTATTTGATTCCGCTTGGAAAAGAGGCTTCGCAGTATGGGCAAAAGTGCCAGAATTGCAGGTCGACTTCTGTCTTGCATGATGCGCAAGTGATGAGACACTCTAAGTCAACAAAGTCTTCTCCACCCATAAAGAGATCTTTTCTCATCGCACGAATTGTCGTTGGATGCGCGCGGAATTTTTTTGGATCGAGTTTATCTGGAATGAACATCGCAGGCGCGACAGCTTTATCCGGGATGATATTGACCTTATAAGTTTCGTGGTAATCAGTTTCAAAAAGGGGAGTGGTCGCAGCGTTGGTGTATGTTTTTAACTTCTCCAGCTGCGATTGTGGATCGTGATGTTTTTGTAAGAACTTTCTAACTTCTTCGTCGTTATAGCGGCTCATAACTTCATTCGCTTCCATTCGTTTTCGAGATACTCAATGATTTGAGAACTCGCTTTTTGGTGTTTATCAAAAAGTTTCATCAGCCCTGGTTTGGCGGCCAGCACTTCATTCTTTAAACGCAAACTCATTGGTCCAAGAGACTCAATGGTTCTTAGGGCCCATTCTTTGACTTCAGGGTTTTTGTCTTTGATTAAATTTTTTAACACTTCAAAATATTCAAAAGAAATCATCGTTCCAGTTTTTAAACTTTCAGCGACCACGTGCTTTTGTGAAGCCGATAAAGCGTAGACGATGAGTTCGTGGTCTTTGATATTTTTAAGGGTCTTAATGAAGAGTTCATTAAACTCAGCAGTCGTATTTTGTGAGTTATCCAGGATGCAGAGAATTTTCTTTAGCGTCTCACTTTGAAGGGCCTTGTCAGTTCCTTCAGCGAGGATTTTCTCCCATTCGCCTTTAAGGTCGGCCAGGAGCTCTGGGGTGAGCTTGATCTGAGGGCGGTGCCCCTGGCGTAGTTTCTCAATAGTATCTCGGTATAATTCTTGATATTTTTGGTTCATATATACGTATTTTATCACTAATTTAGGGGGAGAGGCTGAAAAAAGTACTTACTCCCAAAGGTATCATTTGACGCCTATAGGCCCCCCCTGTAAAAAGACAAATTACATATGAATGGAAATCACCTCATAAATTCTATTTACCGCGCTACCGAAGGAGAAGGAGTCTTTTTAGGACGCCCGCAAATCTTCGTTCGCTATCAGGGCTGTACGGTAGGGTGTTTGAACTGTGATTCAAAGGACACATGGGACTTCGATAAAGAAGCGGGAATCGACCTGGAAGAGATTCTAGCAAGAGTTCACGCTGAAGGCTTTAACGGGACGATTAAAAACGTTTCGATCACGGGGGGAGATCCACTTCACCCGAGTCATGTGCCTCATGTTTTAGCATTAGTTAAAGCGCTTAAAGAAAGAAAGTATTACGTGAATATTGAAGCGGCCGGAACACGTGTAGTTGATGAGATTTTTGACTTAGTTGACTATATCAGTTTTGACTATAAAACGCCTTCAACAGGGGTAAAAACTCCCCTTAAGAACATTCAAAAAATGAACGCTCAGTACGGAGCGAAGTTTCAGTTAAAATCAGTTATCGCTGATAGAGTGGATTTTGAATCGACTCTCGATGCCTTCAAATCTTTGGCAACAACAGAAAGCTCTCTTTCTTTTCCATGGGTTCTGACTCCTTGTTATAACCTGGGAGAGAAATTCCCAATGGAGCGCTTCCAAAATGTCTTAAGCTGGAATGAAGAAAACGGCGGATTTTTCCGCGTGATCGGTCAACAGCACAAATGGGTCTTTGGGCCAGATCAAAAATTAGTGTAAAACAAGTTTAAAAAATTTCTCCCTCAGCTATAATTGTTGAGATGGCAAACCTAAGAGAGACCACGAGGGTCTTAGTCTATATTCTTTGCGCTTTCATCGTCGTCCTCTCAGAGGCTCGTGCCGATGTTTGTGACGATGCCGTTTTAGAATTTCAAGTCGCTTCAGAAGCTTATACCAGCAAACGTTTAATGGCCTACGATGATGTGAGGGCCTTCTCAGGAATCTATTCTCAGTTTAAATCGCAAATTGCCGGACAAGAGTGTTCTGCAAATGCCATTCTTGAAACAAATGATATTCGACAAAGTGTTAAAGAAAAGCGCATTGAGACTATTCAGAAGTACATGAAGCTTGGGATAAAAGAAGAAAGTGGAAAGGACCTTTCGAGCGAGTACGATTTTCTCACAGGAAAAAGTAAAAAATACAAATATGACTTTGAAGATGTCTTCAACCAGCCTGCTGGTAAAGTCGTTGTCAATAACAAAGTCTACGAAGACATTGTCGTTCCTCCGAAAAAAAATGAAACAGTGGTAAAGCCAGTTATTAGCGGCGGAAAGTGTGCAGATAAAATTAATCAAAATGAAGCTGTGAACTTAGACAATGTTAGGAATCAGGACACAGTCGGGTGGTGTTACGCCTACACGGCAGCTGATCTTTTAAGTTACCGCTTGAAAAAAAGAATTTCGGCGGTGAGTTTATACAATTCCGGACAAGAAATCGAACAGGATATCAAGACTCGTGAATCGGCCAAGGGTGGAGATATTAAACGGAGTATTGATAATTATCTCGCTAAGAAGAATGGTCTGTGTTTAGAGGATGACTTGCCTTCTAACGATTTTAAGTTTTGCACAGATAGCAACTATAGCGATTTTTTAAATAATCTTTTGAGTTCTGCCAGAGAAAAAAGAATTGAGCAGGACCTGACCAGTAATTGTTTCGGAAGCGATATCAAGAGTGCCTTTCCTGGTGTCGATGTTAATTTTATCCGCAATCACACCAACCGTTTTGGGGCAAAAAAATTAGTCGAAGCCTTATACGACAATCAATGTAAAGAGCTGAGCTTCAAAGGCTACCGCGCTGAAGTTGTCAGTCAGTATACCTCGCGCTACTCAGCAGATGTACTGATGAAAACTATTGATGATCAAATTTCAAAAGGTGAGATCATCGGTGTGGGCTATGACTATAACAAAGTTAATGGTGAAAATGGTGCCGGAGACCACGGCTCAATCGTGGTAGGAAGAAGAACAAATCCCGAGACAGGCGCCTGCGAATATCTTCTGCGTAATAGTTGGGGGAAAAATTGCGATCAAAATGAAGGAGAAGGTTTGAGTTGCCATAAAAATTGTGACAGCGAAGGCTGTCGTTACAGTGGCCATTTTTGGGTGTCTGATTCTAAGCTTAAGCAATCTATTCTCGGAGTGACATACTTAAAATGAAAGTGTTGTTTATTTTGCTGAGTCTATTTTCGTTTGAGGCCATGGCCGGGGTTTGTAAGAAGGCCAGTATCCGCTACATCTTCGATAAAAAACCTGTTTATGAAAAAACTGAGCTCTGTCAGAAAAAGACACCTGATAATATGCTTTTTTATCTTTCTGCAAGCTGTGCAAACGATAAATGTGACATCCTAAAGAAATATAAGAGTGAACTAGTCATTAAAGATTACCGCTCAAACATTGGCTCACCTGGGTTTAAGCTTTGCCAAGAGCTTGGTGGAGTGCCGCAGATTTTTGAGTTTTCATTCTCTACGGATGGTCTTTGGCAAAGTGCTGAGCGCTGCTTGTTTGGCAAAATCGACTTTGTTGAGATTTCTTACCTGACACGAGAGTGGAAGCCTTATATTAAGTAAAAAATTGTTTTGATGGATTGTCTTTTGTCTTTTCCAGGCCAACAATAGAATGGAAAAGAAAAAAGGGAGTTTTTCATGCGCGTGCTTATCATCTTGTCATTGCTGAGTGCTCTGACGTCTTGTGCGAACGTCGATCAGATAGATCGCGGTTTGCTTGCTAAAAGAATTATGCAACTTGATCCTCATCCAGAAGAGACAGTCTTTCAGGACGAAGTAAGGGCCTTTAGAGAAGGGGCCATCGGTGGAGGAAAAGCAGTAGGAGGTGGTTGTGGGTGCAACTAAGCTTCAGCGCTTCTTTTTATCGCTGCTTATTTTTATTGTAGGTCTTTCTAACGCTTTTGCTGAAATGATGGTGAAAGGAAAAACTAAAGTTAAAACACTCTTTAACTTCTACTCACAAAATAGCAAGACAGGAAAGCAGGTTTTGGATAACTCGGGCAATGAAGATGTTCGAGTGATTGAACCGCAAATTTTTGTCAAACATCAGATTACTGAAGACACTGAAATCAACGCCAGCTTCGTTCTCGATACATGGACTGCTGAATCCGACACTATTTTAGATGGAAATACCGGGGCCAGTGGTGAGGGGAAAAAAGGGCAGGCGCGCGTCGCTCCCAATATTGGAGTTCGCAGAGAATCAGGGAAGGCCACTTATGG contains:
- the tgt gene encoding tRNA guanosine(34) transglycosylase Tgt, whose product is MSADKPRIQDQVKEHFKFKLEHVDKHSKARAGVITTPHGDIPTPVFMPVGTHGAIKALQPQVLEDMDTKIILSNTYHLHLTPGSDLVKKAGGLHKFMNWPRPILTDSGGFQVFSLQKKSIKEEGAEFKDQKGQKILLSPETSITIQQNLGSDIMMAFDECIPYPATREYTKNSMDRTHRWLDRCIETWNNPKQALFGIIQGSTYNDLRKECVDELVKRDLPGYAIGGVSVGEGAEWMEKIVSFTAPLMPVDKPRYAMGIGNPEDLIMLWENGIDMSDCIIPTKFARGGTLFTSRGKIRIRHRNYRRDFYPIDHSCSCYTCKNFSRAYIKHLFDSNEILGQVLATTHNIAYYKSLAEGARKAILEDRFLDFKKEFFANYKKDDSKDDDMGGED
- a CDS encoding FHA domain-containing protein produces the protein MTQEKNQFRLDVRLDNKPPMKIDVVDTITVGLDPRCDLVLSGAKIKNRHLEFIAKGENLALVYLGNTNQTFLNSLPLEEGKTYLLEIDDRIQLSGAEIIVRSEVVLVHASQRVKPIVFNSLEDLTPESIPEKIVYADNPTGSMRREVHVRPNVIDSIEGHSVINLWVVKLSSLVFDFFITYLVLAILLPIIFAQDYAMVIIDYLAAVIFPLKTHSFFKFFIAWYLLSFAQTLVLGTTIGQFLLGLRHKGENKFGKLIFFRLKTFLFSLFLIPAQNSLSQNYFFKGVRKVGVFIVLLFIIFSPFFLPSPYNLPITPMADEVSTHKELRTRSIFSFSKDLQVNLNAELSPRYMLLPYIGEESKKRAFQLFDLKTNTSVVVKEVRDFLYNDLDDQMEYANPLYKTFHRLPFSELTTREKKEMIGVALMSSPGQVKSLFLNFGPFFGSATLIKARLMEGISTNEATLKFYAPQSPMFFIGSTGIDYYYVFTPMGIKCFSIDSPNKGALSAIFEEQIWSKLLSESENTVVLNRQAVDLLLAQDSFLHGDEQTFLTYYVGVANNLSNARIVHAEMDLTDRAKRAVIKNIDAVMKSVTNKNVHKSFADIKNQLTPMENPGDK
- a CDS encoding TraR/DksA family transcriptional regulator, which codes for MKRENAYLSDKQIAILKDKLLSEKERIANKKLEQESYQLDRNELSDPLDEASVNTQTSHDIRFINRENFYLKKINKSLDAMNRGTYGLCEECDAEIGFERLNARLTAELCIACKEEAEMAENNNFFDKKSKSLGRALHDTTR
- a CDS encoding 7-carboxy-7-deazaguanine synthase QueE → MNGNHLINSIYRATEGEGVFLGRPQIFVRYQGCTVGCLNCDSKDTWDFDKEAGIDLEEILARVHAEGFNGTIKNVSITGGDPLHPSHVPHVLALVKALKERKYYVNIEAAGTRVVDEIFDLVDYISFDYKTPSTGVKTPLKNIQKMNAQYGAKFQLKSVIADRVDFESTLDAFKSLATTESSLSFPWVLTPCYNLGEKFPMERFQNVLSWNEENGGFFRVIGQQHKWVFGPDQKLV
- a CDS encoding DUF4266 domain-containing protein — protein: MRVLIILSLLSALTSCANVDQIDRGLLAKRIMQLDPHPEETVFQDEVRAFREGAIGGGKAVGGGCGCN
- a CDS encoding DEAD/DEAH box helicase, with the translated sequence MSFEKILSHPTVLAFTTENKLKEPTRIQSLVIPDFIKGKSVNVIAKTGSGKTLCFALPICELLKTAEEDGMVGDPKETKGKPRAVILAPTRELALQLQKVFKSVSHHVKLRVRMLAGGEAAKANHLLSRDNIDILIATPGRLSNALKRKELNLKETNYLIMDEADQLLEMGFRRDLENIYKSCDDTLVHVGLFSATHSSSLDEFCRTIFSEIDFASYNSEDKNKLTQSVRTFNIYLKDDEKLKMTEAFLKNQAQGRGIIFVNKHDTVNSLYSQLPEKFPKMKFHALHGEMEAKARKKAYDQFLKEGGVLISTDITARGMDIDDLVWVMNFDLPFEAVYYIHRCGRVGRRQAEGFAYNLVTPKDMNIITRINEAIKNQSAIRLTAFDEKKFSAVKAIKAKAVETKLDKKKKQLDELKKKVFTKKKPGEKRHAKTVKNANTPRYKRTGKPAAKKTTRSSR
- a CDS encoding C1 family peptidase encodes the protein MANLRETTRVLVYILCAFIVVLSEARADVCDDAVLEFQVASEAYTSKRLMAYDDVRAFSGIYSQFKSQIAGQECSANAILETNDIRQSVKEKRIETIQKYMKLGIKEESGKDLSSEYDFLTGKSKKYKYDFEDVFNQPAGKVVVNNKVYEDIVVPPKKNETVVKPVISGGKCADKINQNEAVNLDNVRNQDTVGWCYAYTAADLLSYRLKKRISAVSLYNSGQEIEQDIKTRESAKGGDIKRSIDNYLAKKNGLCLEDDLPSNDFKFCTDSNYSDFLNNLLSSAREKRIEQDLTSNCFGSDIKSAFPGVDVNFIRNHTNRFGAKKLVEALYDNQCKELSFKGYRAEVVSQYTSRYSADVLMKTIDDQISKGEIIGVGYDYNKVNGENGAGDHGSIVVGRRTNPETGACEYLLRNSWGKNCDQNEGEGLSCHKNCDSEGCRYSGHFWVSDSKLKQSILGVTYLK